In Quercus robur chromosome 11, dhQueRobu3.1, whole genome shotgun sequence, the following proteins share a genomic window:
- the LOC126704829 gene encoding G-type lectin S-receptor-like serine/threonine-protein kinase At5g35370, with amino-acid sequence MKTSSKCLRVESSSGVAPPPPPPPPSGDPTSKEYVDSTVVVDPPPSTSSDSSIQSMLDTVMIVQAAYATIDASPPSSKYYFSIVHSATKIIIWSANRDRPMSSSDKLSLTVNGLTVTNQTGQTLWSTPQFNSDISAMQLSETGNLVLVDAGNNTLWESFDHPTDTIVMGQRIPIGKSLQRAVTYGDMSVGDYRLEVTDRNVVLQWNKMNYWELSMDPKVVRNSNKAVSLMVMNGTGLYLLASDNSTVGQVALSGSASFRSGNLGSDGRFRIVRSWRDELEEEFLGPFEDCDLPLYCKEIELCTLGGICSCLPEFSYQTNGDCMPVNRSLSLPSACTAARNGSQLNSSISYLKFGPGMDYFDNRFREPVKNNVTLSVCQDLCSQSCSCLGFFHEISSGSCYLLENHLGSFIWTGQSTDRLGYIKVLVGSSHGNSIGSNIKQKQNLSVAGLVLLPLTGFLILIVFVIIAILWLRKKRLSETKTVKLGQSNSLLSAELEMISIPGLPRRFDYEELAAATENFKNRIGHGGFGTVYKGTLTDQTILAVKKITSSGVQGKKEFYSEISIIGNIRHVNLVRLTGFCAQGKQRFLVLEYMNRGSLDSTLFGDGPVLQWGERVEIALGTARGLAYLHSECEQRIIHCDVKPENILLHDNLQVKISDFGISKLISRDQSTFFTTMRGTRGYLAPEWLTSSAISNKVDVYSYGMVLLEIVRGRRNCTLQRYSHITENDIEGNGVSSYSSGSELRLIYFPLIALEMHVRRRYLELADPRLEGGVSSEEIEKLVRIALCCLHQDPALRPTMAKVVAMLEGGLALSEPRVKSLNFLRAYGQRFTETTTMQGPTSNGAAIATYNSLSYISSQQLSGEEYVSTPSVVAFALGVPKVESCSDATSSKRPRVESSSGVAPPPPPSSGDPTIDEYVDLTTAATPPPSTSDDFSICHMFDIVMTV; translated from the exons CCACAATTGATGCCAGTCCACCCTCCTCAAAATATTACTTCTCAATCGTCCACAGTGCCACCAAAATCATAATCTGGTCAGCCAACCGCGACAGACCCATGTCAAGCTCTGACAAGTTGTCACTAACTGTTAACGGCCTCACGGTCACAAACCAAACTGGTCAAACACTCTGGTCAACCCCGCAATTCAATTCTGATATTTCTGCTATGCAGCTTTCAGAGACAGGAAATCTCGTTTTAGTTGATGCAGGAAACAATACGTTGTGGGAGAGTTTTGATCATCCGACGGACACTATTGTCATGGGACAGAGAATTCCTATTGGAAAATCATTGCAAAGAGCTGTGACATACGGGGACATGTCGGTGGGTGATTATCGACTTGAAGTTACTGACAGGAATGTGGTGCTGCAATGGAATAAGATGAATTATTGGGAATTGTCCATGGATCCAAAGGTTGTCAGGAACTCTAACAAGGCCGTATCGTTGATGGTGATGAATGGTACCGGTTTGTATTTGCTAGCAAGTGATAATTCCACGGTTGGTCAAGTAGCTTTGAGTGGTTCAGCAAGTTTTAGGAGTGGTAACTTGGGTTCCGATGGCAGATTTAGGATCGTCAGAAGCTGGAGAGACGAATTGGAGGAAGAATTTTTAGGACCATTTGAGGATTGTGATCTTCCTCTCTATTGTAAAGAAATTGAATTGTGCACGCTGGGTGGAATTTGTTCTTGTTTACCAGAATTCAGTTATCAAACCAATGGTGATTGCATGCCAGTGAATAGATCGCTTTCTCTGCCTTCAGCTTGTACTGCGGCTAGAAATGGCAGTCAATTGAATTCCTCTATTTCCTATCTAAAATTCGGCCCTGGTATGGACTATTTTGATAATCGTTTCAGGGAACCCGTGAAAAATAATGTAACGTTGTCGGTTTGCCAAGATTTATGCTCTCAAAGTTGTTCTTGTCTGGGCTTTTTCCATGAAATTTCTTCTGGTTCTTGTTATCTTCTTGAAAACCATTTAGGTTCTTTCATTTGGACAGGCCAAAGTACGGACCGTTTGGGTTATATTAAAGTTTTGGTTGGTTCTTCTCATGGAAACTCAATTGGGTCTAACataaaacagaaacaaaacttATCAGTCGCTGGTTTGGTACTATTACCTTTAACAGGATTCTTAATACTAATAGTGTTTGTAATCATTGCAATCCTTTGGTTAAGGAAAAAGCGGCTTTCTGAAACCAAAACTGTAAAACTAGGCCAGAGTAACTCGTTATTATCTGCAGAGCTAGAGATGATCTCCATCCCTGGCTTACCAAGAAGGTTTGATTATGAAGAGTTAGCAGCTGCTACTGAGAACTTCAAGAACAGGATTGGTCATGGTGGCTTCGGTACTGTATACAAAGGAACTCTGACAGACCAAACTATTTTGGCAGTGAAGAAGATTACAAGTTCGGGAGTCCAAGGGAAGAAGGAGTTTTATTCTGAGATTTCAATAATTGGGAACATCCGCCATGTCAATTTGGTTAGATTGACAGGTTTTTGTGCACAAGGGAAGCAGCGCTTTCTTGTTCTTGAGTATATGAACAGAGGCTCATTGGACAGTACACTCTTTGGTGATGGTCCTGTCTTACAATGGGGAGAGAGAGTGGAAATAGCACTTGGAACAGCTAGGGGACTTGCTTACTTGCATAGCGAATGTGAGCAAAGGATCATCCACTGTGATGTAAAGCCAGAGAACATTCTCTTGCATGACAATTTACAAGTGAAAATCTCCGACTTTGGGATTTCGAAGCTCATAAGTCGTGACCAATCCACCTTTTTTACTACAATGAGAGGAACTCGAGGTTATCTTGCACCTGAGTGGTTGACAAGTTCAGCTATTTCTAACAAGGTTGATGTATATAGTTATGGGATGGTTTTACTGGAGATTGTAAGGGGGAGAAGGAATTGCACATTACAAAGATATAGCCACATTACCGAAAATGATATCGAAGGAAATGGCGTATCCTCATACTCTTCTGGCTCGGAACTAAGACTAATATATTTCCCTCTAATTGCATTAGAAATGCATGTGCGAAGAAGATATTTGGAGCTTGCAGATCCAAGGTTAGAGGGAGGAGTGTCAAGTGAAGAGATTGAGAAGCTAGTGCGGATTGCCTTGTGTTGTTTGCACCAAGATCCAGCACTGCGGCCGACTATGGCTAAAGTTGTTGCCATGTTGGAAGGTGGATTGGCTTTGAGCGAGCCGAGGGTCAAGTCACTAAATTTCTTGCGAGCCTACGGCCAGAGATTCACCGAAACAACAACAATGCAAGGGCCTACTTCGAATGGTGCTGCAATTGCTACATATAACTCATTGTCTTACATCTCTTCACAACAGCTCTCAG GTGAAGAATATGTTAGTACTCCTTCAGTTGTGGCCTTTGCTCTTGGGGTGCCTAAG GTAGAAAGCTGTTCAGATGCGACTAGCTCTAAACGTCCTAGAGTTGAGTCTTCTTCGGGTGttgcacctcctcctcctccttcttcaggTGATCCAACTATTGATGAGTATGTTGATTTGACTACTGCTGCTACTCCTCCACCTTCTACTTCGGATGATTTTAGCATTTGTCATATGTTTGACATTGTCATGACCGTTTAG
- the LOC126707377 gene encoding disease resistance protein RUN1-like: protein MALATSKGASSSSSSFTGQSKNFDVFLSFRGEDTRRGFISYLYDALCQRGIHTFIDDKLPRGEEISAELLKIIENSMMSIIVFSENYASSTWCLDELTKIIECRKNNQLVRPVFYNVDPSEVRRQKGKFGEVLTNHEKKFNESKVRRWREALHEAANLSGWDYKKSFSEAELVQIIVEDILKSNLNQMPLHVAKYPIGINSRVKDLQLLLDRESNDVCVIGIYGLGGVGKTTTAKALYNKIFNHFKVRIFLEHVREMSETNEGIIRLQEKLLFEILGVKDLKVCNISKGTNMINKSLFQKKVFIVLDDVDKLNLIEKLLGNYDLFAPGSRIIITTRDKHLLATSGKGYSTYEVKELDDDEALVLFSMHAFQKSTPKEDYSKLANHFIYYAQGLPLALEIIGTTLFGRAKPYWESALEKYEKILDKNIQNVLQISYEGLEQVEQIIFLDITFFFKGLDREYVEAMLDSCNLHPNIGIQRLIEKCLVTIDQFDKLWMHDLIQQMGREIVRQESPQLLGTRSRLWCYEDAFEVLTKNKGSDKIRGIVLRSLEPTKLQLEAKCLEKMENLKFLIIDNVEICGSLDYLPNDLRLLEWRGCTLSSLPSNFHPQKLIALNMPQSRVILDKLFKV, encoded by the exons ATGGCTCTTGCAACCAGCAAAGGAGCCTCATCTTCCTCCTCCTCTTTTACCGGCCAATCCAAGAACTTTGATGTCTTCTTGAGTTTTAGAGGTGAAGATACTCGCCGGGGTTTTATAAGCTATTTGTACGACGCTTTGTGTCAGAGGGGTATTCATACCTTCATCGATGATAAGCTCCCAAGGGGAGAAGAAATTTCTGCAGAGCTTCTTAAAATCATTGAGAACTCAATGATGTCAATAATTgtattttctgaaaattatgCATCCTCCACTTGGTGTTTGGATGAACTTACTAAGATTATTGAGTGTAGGAAAAATAACCAGTTGGTGCGACCAGTTTTTTACAATGTGGATCCATCAGAAGTTCGTAGGCAAAAAGGAAAGTTCGGGGAAGTATTGActaatcatgaaaaaaaatttaatgaaagcAAGGTACGAAGATGGAGGGAAGCTCTACATGAAGCAGCCAATCTTTCTGGTTGGGACTACAAGAAGAG TTTTAGTGAAGCTGAACTTGTCCAAATAATTGTTGAAGATATCTTAAAGTCTAATTTAAATCAAATGCCATTACATGTTGCTAAATACCCAATTGGAATAAATTCTCGTGTAAAGGACTTACAATTGCTTTTAGATAGAGAATCAAATGATGTTTGCGTGATTGGGATTTATGGACTTGGAGGAGTGGGTAAAACTACAACCGCAAAAGctctttataataaaatttttaatcatttcaaaGTAAGAATTTTTCTAGAGCATGTTAGAGAGATGTCAGAGACAAATGAAGGCATAATCCGCCTCCAAGAGAAACTTCTTTTTGAGATCTTAGGGGTTAAGGATTTGAAGGTGTGTAACATATCTAAAGGAACGAATATGATAAATAAAagcctttttcaaaaaaaggtttttatagttcttgatgatgtggataAATTGAACCTGATAGAAAAATTGCTCGGAAATTATGATTTGTTTGCTCCTGGAAGTAGAATTATTATAACAACAAGAGATAAACACTTGCTAGCCACTTCTGGAAAAGGCTATTCAACCTATGAGGTTAAGGAGCTAGATGACGATGAAGCTCTTGTACTCTTTAGTATGCATGCCTTCCAAAAAAGCACTCCCAAAGAAGATTATTCAAAACTTGCAAACCACTTTATATATTATGCTCAAGGCCTTCCATTAGCTTTAGAAATAATAGGTACTACTTTATTTGGAAGAGCTAAACCTTACTGGGAAAGTGCATTAGAAAAGTATGAAAAAATTCTTgacaaaaatattcaaaatgtaCTCCAAATAAGCTATGAAGGATTGGAGCAAGTTGAACAAATTATTTTCCTTGATattacatttttcttcaagGGACTTGACAGGGAATATGTTGAAGCTATGCTGGATTCTTGCAATTTACACCCAAATATTGGTATTCAAAGACTTATCGAGAAGTGTCTTGTAACTATTGATCAATTTGACAAATTATGGATGCATGACTTGATACAACAAATGGGTAGGGAAATTGTTCGGCAAGAATCACCACAATTACTTGGAACACGTAGCAGGCTTTGGTGTTATGAAGATGCTTTTGAAGTTCTAACTAAAAATAAG GGGTCAGATAAAATTCGAGGCATAGTGTTACGCTCACTGGAACCAACAAAGTTGCAATTAGAAGCTAAATGTCTTGAAAAGATggaaaatctcaaatttcttataattGATAATGTAGAAATTTGTGGAAGTCTTGATTATCTTCCCAATGATTTAAGGTTACTTGAATGGCGTGGATGTACTTTATCTTCCTTACCATCCAATTTCCATCCTCAAAAACTTATTGCACTCAACATGCCACAAAGTCGGGTTATATTGGACAAGCTTTTCAAggtataa